A section of the Selenomonadales bacterium genome encodes:
- the glpX gene encoding class II fructose-bisphosphatase: MERELALEFVRVTEAAAIASGRLMGRGMKDAADKAAVDAMRAMLDTVQIKGTVVIGEGEMDEAPMLYIGEQVGGAQFPEVDIAVDPLEGTSLVAKGLPNAISVLAVAPKGGLLHAPDMYMDKIAVGPEAKGCIDIEAPIADNLARIAQAKGVKVEDLTVVILDRERHAAIIRAVREAGARIKLISDGDVAPAVATAFGQSGVDVLLGIGGAPEGVLAAAALKCLGGEMQGRLVPGSQQEVERARAMGLKDISGVLTQNDLVKSADVIFAATGITDGDLLRGVRYSGPKATTHSIVMRSKTGTVRLVEATHVLERKTFLKRS, encoded by the coding sequence ATGGAACGCGAACTCGCTCTCGAATTCGTCCGCGTCACCGAAGCTGCCGCTATCGCTAGTGGCCGCTTAATGGGCCGCGGGATGAAGGACGCTGCGGATAAAGCGGCGGTAGACGCCATGCGCGCTATGCTCGACACGGTGCAGATTAAGGGCACGGTCGTCATCGGCGAAGGCGAAATGGACGAAGCGCCCATGCTCTATATCGGCGAGCAGGTAGGCGGTGCGCAATTTCCGGAGGTAGATATTGCGGTAGACCCGTTAGAAGGCACAAGCTTGGTGGCGAAGGGCCTGCCAAACGCAATTTCCGTTTTGGCCGTTGCGCCAAAGGGAGGCCTCCTACATGCGCCGGATATGTATATGGACAAGATTGCGGTCGGGCCGGAAGCTAAGGGCTGCATAGATATAGAGGCGCCGATTGCCGATAATCTGGCACGTATAGCGCAGGCTAAAGGCGTTAAAGTAGAAGACCTTACTGTCGTTATTTTAGACCGCGAGCGCCATGCCGCGATAATCAGGGCGGTAAGGGAAGCCGGGGCGCGCATTAAACTAATTAGCGACGGCGACGTGGCTCCGGCCGTGGCTACGGCTTTTGGACAAAGCGGCGTGGATGTGCTGTTAGGCATCGGCGGCGCACCGGAGGGTGTGCTCGCGGCCGCGGCGCTTAAGTGTTTGGGCGGCGAGATGCAGGGGCGGCTCGTGCCGGGCAGTCAGCAAGAAGTAGAGCGTGCGCGCGCGATGGGCCTTAAAGATATTTCTGGCGTGCTGACGCAAAACGACTTAGTCAAGAGCGCCGACGTAATTTTCGCCGCCACCGGCATTACCGACGGCGACCTCCTGCGCGGCGTGCGCTACAGCGGCCCTAAAGCCACCACGCACTCGATTGTCATGCGCTCTAAGACTGGCACCGTCCGCCTGGTAGAAGCCACCCACGTCCTCGAACGCAAAACCTTCCTAAAGCGTAGTTGA
- a CDS encoding four helix bundle protein has product MAGFEQLKVWQEARRLAGDVYRLTDSFPLKEQYGITSQVRRAAVSVMSNIAEGHGRHSRPELLRFLYVSKGSLMEVRSLVTLSKDLGFLTGEQSERLRDTCNTVGAMLSGLIEATKRQIRVARHATLP; this is encoded by the coding sequence ATGGCGGGGTTTGAGCAACTTAAGGTGTGGCAGGAAGCGCGGAGATTAGCAGGAGATGTGTACCGCCTCACTGACTCGTTCCCACTAAAAGAGCAGTACGGTATAACGTCTCAGGTTAGGCGTGCAGCGGTGTCGGTAATGTCGAATATTGCTGAAGGGCACGGAAGACACAGCAGGCCGGAGCTGTTACGGTTTCTGTACGTTTCGAAGGGCTCACTGATGGAAGTAAGAAGTCTCGTAACGCTGTCCAAAGACCTAGGGTTTCTTACCGGAGAACAGTCAGAACGCCTCCGCGATACGTGCAACACCGTAGGAGCGATGCTGAGCGGATTAATAGAAGCTACTAAACGCCAGATCAGAGTAGCGCGGCACGCCACGCTCCCATAG
- the fsa gene encoding fructose-6-phosphate aldolase, translating into MKFFLDTANIDEIRRSVKLGVIAGITTNPTLIAKEGREFFPTIKEICALCPGPVSAEAISLDVEGMLREARELAALAPNVVVKIPMTEAGLEAVHTLAQEGIKTNVTLIFTANQALLAARAGASFVSPFVGRLDDISTPGMQVVRDIAEIFAIHNITTEIIAASIRHPQHVHEAALAGAHIATVPASVIKQMARHPLTDAGIERFLDDWRKVGK; encoded by the coding sequence ATGAAATTCTTTCTCGACACCGCTAACATAGACGAGATTCGCCGCTCTGTTAAACTCGGCGTTATCGCCGGCATAACCACGAACCCCACGCTTATCGCCAAAGAAGGCCGCGAGTTTTTCCCGACCATCAAAGAGATTTGCGCCCTTTGCCCCGGCCCTGTCAGCGCCGAAGCCATTAGCCTAGACGTAGAGGGTATGCTTAGAGAAGCGCGGGAGCTCGCGGCGCTCGCCCCAAACGTAGTAGTGAAAATCCCCATGACCGAAGCCGGGCTAGAAGCCGTGCACACCTTAGCGCAGGAGGGGATCAAGACAAACGTCACGCTTATCTTTACCGCCAATCAAGCCCTGCTCGCCGCCCGTGCCGGTGCAAGCTTCGTCTCGCCTTTTGTCGGGCGCTTAGACGACATCTCCACCCCCGGCATGCAGGTCGTACGCGACATCGCCGAAATCTTTGCCATCCACAACATCACAACCGAGATTATTGCCGCCTCTATCCGCCACCCGCAGCACGTGCACGAAGCCGCCCTCGCCGGCGCCCACATCGCCACCGTCCCCGCTAGCGTTATCAAGCAGATGGCGAGGCACCCGCTTACCGATGCGGGGATTGAGAGGTTCCTTGACGATTGGCGCAAGGTGGGTAAGTAG